A window from Actimicrobium sp. CCC2.4 encodes these proteins:
- a CDS encoding multifunctional CCA addition/repair protein codes for MQIYTVGGAVRDALLGLPVKDRDYVVVGATPEAMVALGYTPVGKDFPVFLHPKTHEEYALARTERKTAPGYRGFVFHAAGDVTLEQDLVRRDLTINAIAQAVDGTLVDPYGGRADLAAKLFRHVSAAFAEDPVRILRVARFAARFTGFSVAPDTNLLMQNMVATGEVDALVPERVWQELARGLMEQQPSRMLDVLRDCGALARLLPELDAGGALMPLLDQAAQQGVALPLRVAVLLHDPAGDAAARKQRVDAIAIRLKMPVECRDLAVMVTRDYHAVAGALALSAEAIVSLIERSDGLRKPQRFADMVMAVRCLVAVNDARSADDFPQAAFLADALEAARGVPAGVIAAGLGAQSQAIAQAVRIARVAAVARRLEAGGPIGAASQRNN; via the coding sequence ATGCAGATCTATACCGTTGGCGGTGCGGTGCGCGACGCTTTGCTCGGGTTGCCGGTCAAGGACCGGGATTACGTGGTCGTTGGTGCCACGCCCGAGGCCATGGTGGCGCTCGGCTACACGCCGGTCGGCAAGGATTTTCCGGTCTTCCTGCACCCGAAAACGCACGAAGAATACGCACTGGCGCGCACCGAGCGCAAGACCGCGCCCGGCTATCGGGGTTTCGTCTTCCACGCCGCCGGCGATGTCACGCTGGAACAAGACCTGGTGCGGCGCGACCTGACCATCAATGCGATCGCGCAGGCCGTTGATGGCACGCTGGTCGACCCGTACGGCGGACGTGCCGACCTCGCCGCCAAACTGTTTCGTCATGTCTCCGCTGCCTTTGCCGAAGACCCGGTACGCATCCTGCGCGTGGCCCGGTTTGCCGCCCGCTTCACCGGATTTTCGGTCGCACCCGACACCAACCTGCTGATGCAGAACATGGTCGCCACGGGCGAAGTCGATGCACTGGTGCCCGAGCGGGTCTGGCAGGAACTGGCGCGCGGATTGATGGAGCAGCAACCATCCCGGATGTTAGACGTGCTGCGCGATTGCGGCGCACTGGCGCGCTTGCTGCCGGAGTTGGATGCGGGGGGGGCGTTGATGCCGCTGCTCGATCAGGCGGCGCAGCAGGGGGTTGCATTACCGCTGCGGGTTGCCGTGCTGCTGCATGATCCGGCAGGCGACGCAGCCGCGCGGAAACAACGCGTAGACGCCATCGCCATTCGCCTGAAAATGCCGGTGGAATGCCGCGACCTGGCTGTGATGGTGACGCGGGATTACCACGCTGTTGCCGGTGCGCTGGCATTGTCCGCCGAAGCCATCGTGAGCTTGATAGAGCGCAGCGACGGCTTGCGCAAACCGCAGCGGTTTGCCGACATGGTGATGGCGGTGCGCTGCCTCGTAGCTGTCAACGACGCGCGTTCCGCAGACGATTTTCCGCAAGCGGCGTTTCTCGCCGATGCGCTGGAAGCGGCCCGCGGCGTGCCTGCCGGCGTGATCGCTGCCGGCCTTGGCGCGCAGTCGCAAGCCATTGCACAGGCCGTTCGGATTGCGCGCGTCGCGGCAGTGGCACGTCGCTTGGAGGCGGGTGGCCCGATCGGCGCTGCATCGCAACGCAATAACTGA
- a CDS encoding GNAT family N-acetyltransferase — protein sequence MNPSVIFASDHPFAGTHPDVQLTVRVKELSERDRRRMLMHFLALADSDRLLRFGTTLPDELITRYVQKLDFVRDTVFGVYDNNLRLIGVGHLGFAPRDALPAGADATTKERVAEFGLSVSESARGMGVGTKLFERAAIHCRNADVDTLYMHCLSSNRTMIRIAHKAGMQIRRSYGEADAYLKLLPANVSSVMLEAVQEQVAQFDYAYKANNRAAIKWFNNYLPGFK from the coding sequence ATGAACCCATCGGTAATTTTTGCTTCCGATCATCCTTTCGCTGGCACTCATCCTGACGTCCAGCTGACCGTTCGTGTCAAAGAGTTGTCCGAGCGCGACCGCCGTCGCATGCTGATGCACTTCCTGGCGCTGGCCGACAGTGATCGCTTGCTGCGCTTCGGCACGACACTGCCCGACGAACTCATTACCCGCTATGTCCAGAAACTTGATTTTGTCCGCGACACCGTGTTTGGCGTCTACGACAACAACCTGAGGCTCATTGGCGTCGGTCATCTGGGTTTTGCGCCGCGCGACGCACTGCCAGCAGGGGCCGATGCCACCACCAAGGAGCGCGTTGCCGAGTTTGGCCTGTCGGTTTCCGAATCGGCACGCGGCATGGGCGTCGGGACTAAATTGTTCGAGCGTGCGGCGATCCACTGCCGCAACGCCGATGTTGACACGCTGTACATGCACTGTCTGTCGTCGAACCGGACCATGATCCGGATCGCCCACAAGGCCGGCATGCAAATACGTCGTTCGTACGGCGAAGCTGACGCCTACTTGAAGTTGCTACCGGCGAATGTCTCGAGCGTCATGCTCGAAGCCGTGCAGGAGCAGGTTGCCCAGTTCGACTATGCGTATAAAGCGAACAACCGGGCCGCGATCAAATGGTTCAACAATTACCTTCCGGGATTCAAGTAA
- a CDS encoding Lrp/AsnC family transcriptional regulator, whose product MASIALDKTDRKILAILQNDGRLSNQEVAERVNLSPSPCLRRIRRLEEAGVIRQYVALLAPEKIGLGLLAYVNVRLGRNSDAAMATAPSGARSPRSDFAESVAHWPEVAACYAMTGEMDYLLRVHVEDMEHFSRFMMETLLRHPAVLDAKSSFALQRIKDTTALPLR is encoded by the coding sequence ATGGCGTCAATTGCGCTGGACAAGACTGACCGCAAGATCCTGGCGATCCTGCAGAACGATGGCCGGCTATCGAATCAGGAGGTGGCAGAACGGGTCAATTTGTCGCCTTCGCCGTGCTTGCGACGTATCCGCCGACTCGAAGAAGCCGGCGTGATCCGGCAATATGTGGCACTGCTGGCCCCCGAAAAAATCGGCCTCGGCCTGCTCGCGTATGTCAATGTGCGACTCGGCAGGAATAGCGATGCCGCGATGGCCACCGCGCCGTCCGGTGCCCGCTCGCCGCGCAGCGATTTCGCCGAATCGGTGGCGCACTGGCCTGAAGTGGCGGCCTGCTATGCGATGACCGGCGAGATGGATTATCTGTTGCGGGTCCATGTCGAAGACATGGAACATTTTTCGCGCTTCATGATGGAAACGCTGCTGCGCCATCCGGCGGTACTGGATGCCAAATCGAGCTTTGCATTGCAGCGCATCAAGGATACGACGGCGCTGCCGCTGCGCTGA
- the hppD gene encoding 4-hydroxyphenylpyruvate dioxygenase, producing MQFQPWDNPMGTDGFEFIEYAAPDPKALGALFEQMGFSAIARHRHKDVTLYRQGEINFIINGEQDSFAQRFARQHGPSICAIAFRVDDAAYAYKRALELGAWGFDNRTGPMELNIPAIKGIGDSLIYFVDRWRGKTDGVIGDISIYDVDFVAIPGAVANPVGNGLTYIDHLTHNVHRGRMKEWAEFYENLFGFREVRYFDIEGKHTGLKSKAMTSPCGKIRIPINESSDDKSQIAEYLDLYRGEGIQHIALGTDDIYGTVEQMETQQVQFQKTIATYYDLIDRRLPGHGENLVELRRLNILVDGTSSATERELLLQIFTQTVIGPIFFEIIQRKGDQGFGEGNFRALFESIELDQIRRGVLNVDSAGS from the coding sequence ATGCAATTCCAACCTTGGGACAACCCGATGGGCACCGACGGTTTCGAGTTCATCGAGTACGCGGCACCGGACCCGAAAGCGCTAGGCGCACTGTTCGAACAAATGGGCTTCAGCGCGATCGCCCGCCACCGTCACAAGGATGTGACGCTGTACCGGCAGGGCGAGATCAACTTCATCATCAACGGCGAGCAGGATTCATTTGCGCAGCGCTTTGCGCGCCAGCACGGTCCGTCGATCTGCGCGATTGCCTTTCGCGTCGACGATGCCGCCTACGCCTACAAGCGCGCGCTCGAACTCGGTGCCTGGGGTTTCGATAACCGCACCGGTCCGATGGAACTCAATATCCCCGCCATCAAGGGCATCGGCGATTCGCTGATCTACTTCGTCGATCGCTGGCGTGGCAAGACCGATGGCGTCATCGGCGACATCAGCATCTATGACGTCGACTTCGTCGCCATCCCCGGTGCGGTTGCCAATCCGGTCGGCAATGGCCTGACCTACATCGATCACCTGACTCACAACGTCCATCGCGGCCGCATGAAAGAGTGGGCCGAATTTTACGAAAACCTGTTCGGTTTCCGCGAGGTCCGCTACTTCGATATCGAAGGCAAGCACACCGGCCTGAAATCAAAAGCGATGACCTCGCCGTGCGGCAAGATCCGCATCCCGATCAATGAGTCGTCAGACGACAAATCGCAGATTGCCGAATACCTCGACCTGTATCGCGGCGAAGGCATCCAGCACATTGCGCTCGGTACCGACGACATCTACGGCACCGTCGAGCAGATGGAAACGCAGCAAGTCCAGTTCCAGAAAACCATCGCCACCTACTACGACCTGATCGACCGGCGCTTGCCCGGTCATGGCGAAAACCTGGTCGAACTGCGTCGCCTCAATATCCTCGTCGATGGCACCAGCAGCGCGACCGAGCGCGAATTGCTGCTACAGATTTTTACCCAGACCGTGATCGGGCCGATCTTCTTCGAGATCATCCAGCGCAAGGGTGACCAGGGTTTCGGCGAAGGCAATTTCCGCGCGCTGTTCGAGTCGATCGAGCTCGACCAGATCCGTCGTGGTGTATTGAATGTTGATAGTGCAGGGAGCTGA
- the phhA gene encoding phenylalanine 4-monooxygenase, whose translation MGAIERAIGQEEFFKTLDDKSDGGKLRGDYSRADAQYVVAQQWDAYTEAQHELWRRLYDRQVRLLPGRACDVFIDSLKKMDAADSIPDFVRTSAQLMAATGWTLVAVPGLVPDFTFFEHLANRRFPVTVWLREPEEFDYIAEPDVFHDFFGHVPLLFNPVFADHLQEYGKGGLKAMPLDGLTNLGRLYWYTVEFGLIRTDAGLRAYGAGILSSGGEIEHCLSSPQPRRIRFDAERVMRTGYKIDSYQETYFVIDSFEQLFADTAPDFTPIYARLKDVEALPADTLLAGEVDQTV comes from the coding sequence ATGGGTGCCATCGAACGGGCAATCGGGCAGGAAGAATTTTTCAAGACACTGGATGACAAGTCTGATGGCGGCAAATTGCGCGGTGATTATTCCCGTGCCGACGCGCAGTACGTCGTGGCCCAGCAGTGGGATGCTTACACCGAAGCACAGCATGAATTATGGCGCCGGCTCTACGACCGGCAAGTGCGCCTGCTGCCGGGACGGGCTTGCGATGTCTTCATCGACAGCTTGAAAAAAATGGATGCCGCCGACAGTATTCCGGACTTCGTGCGGACCTCGGCGCAGCTGATGGCGGCGACCGGATGGACGCTCGTGGCGGTGCCGGGACTGGTGCCGGACTTCACGTTTTTCGAGCATCTGGCGAACCGGCGTTTTCCGGTCACGGTCTGGCTGCGCGAACCGGAAGAGTTCGATTACATCGCCGAGCCGGATGTGTTCCATGACTTTTTTGGCCACGTGCCGCTGCTGTTCAATCCGGTCTTTGCCGACCATTTGCAGGAATACGGCAAGGGCGGACTGAAGGCGATGCCGCTCGATGGCCTGACCAATCTGGGACGCCTGTACTGGTACACGGTCGAGTTCGGCCTGATCCGTACCGATGCCGGTCTGCGTGCGTACGGTGCCGGCATTTTGTCCTCGGGCGGCGAAATCGAACACTGCCTGAGCAGCCCGCAACCACGTCGGATCCGCTTCGATGCCGAGCGCGTCATGCGCACCGGCTACAAGATCGATTCGTATCAGGAAACCTATTTTGTCATCGACAGTTTCGAGCAATTATTTGCCGATACGGCACCGGATTTCACGCCGATTTATGCGCGCCTGAAAGACGTCGAAGCACTGCCTGCCGATACCCTGCTGGCCGGGGAGGTCGATCAAACTGTGTAA
- a CDS encoding indolepyruvate ferredoxin oxidoreductase family protein — translation MNAPLKPEQSLAPVTTTTPTPISLDDKYTLDRGRAFITGTQAMIRLPMLQRQRDVRAGLNTAGFITGYRGSPLGSVDMTAAKAKKYLDANHIKFHPGMNEDLAATSVWGTQQVNLFPGAQYDGVFGLWYGKGPGVDRCGDVFKHANMAGTSKHGGVLVLAGDDHAAKSSTTAHQSEHILKACGIPVLYPSSVQEYLDYGLHGWAMSRFTGLWVSLKCVTDIVESGASVDLDPDRVQIVLPTDLALPADGLNIRWPDAVLDQEARMNNFKWYAALAYARVNKLNKIIWDSPHARIGIITAGKSYLDTRQALADLGIDETIARDIGIRLFKVGMTWPLEAQGVREFAQGLEEILVVEEKRQILEYQVKEELYNWRDDVRPRVVGKFDDTGEWSNSPGMGHGDWLLPATYELNPAQIARAIASRISKYFAGHPVAQRVQERIAYLEAKEAVLKVSAKPDPAKDRIPHFCSGCPHNTSTKVPEGSRALAGIGCHYMVLWMDRETSTFTHMGAEGTTWIGHAPFTSEQHVFTNLGDGTYFHSGLLAIRASVAAKVNMTYKILYNDAVAMTGGQTVDGPIDPGMISRQIAAEGVGPIIVVTDEPDKYPSGYAWADGVTVRHRSELDAVQRELRECKGISAMIYDQTCASEKRRRRKRNEYPDPAKRAVINEAVCEGCGDCSVQSNCLSVEPLETEFGRKRQINQSSCNKDFSCVTGFCPSFVTVEGGQLRKPKKVTVSKDPASVPAMVLPQPILPTTVTPYGILVAGIGGTGVVTVGQILAMAAHIEGKGCSVLDMSGLAQKGGPVMSHVRLADHPDDIHSTRVGTGASDLVIGCDVIVAASRDALSRMGEGRTYAVINSTSTPTAAFVKNPDWQYPGDAAEAQLRAACGNDRVDFVDAGKIATALMGDTIATNMFMLGYAWQKGQVPLSEAALMQAITLNGVSVDFNKQSFVWGRTAAHDLAAVEKITRSGGTSDTSAQVIEFKRAPNLDDLITTRVAFLTAYQDAGYAQQYRDFVEQVRGAEQRIAVSGKPLRLTEAVAKYLFKLMAYKDEYEVARLYTNTVFASKIDGLFEGDYKIKFHLAPPLFSKKDAQGHLIKQEFGPWMMKAFGVLAKFKGLRGTTFDLFGYTEERKTERGLIVAYRQTIAALLPTLATENLSVVVAIASIPEEIRGYGHVKERHLAAAKLKEAGLLASLNAPVITTLARGSQTA, via the coding sequence ATGAATGCACCCCTGAAGCCCGAGCAGTCGTTGGCACCGGTCACTACGACCACGCCAACGCCGATCTCGCTGGACGACAAATACACGCTGGATCGCGGCCGCGCGTTTATCACCGGCACGCAGGCGATGATCCGGCTGCCGATGCTGCAGCGCCAGCGCGACGTGCGCGCCGGCCTCAATACCGCCGGCTTCATCACCGGCTATCGCGGGTCCCCGCTGGGTAGCGTCGACATGACCGCTGCCAAAGCCAAAAAGTACCTGGACGCCAATCACATCAAATTCCACCCCGGCATGAACGAAGACCTGGCCGCGACCAGTGTCTGGGGTACGCAGCAAGTCAACCTGTTTCCCGGTGCGCAATACGATGGCGTGTTCGGTCTGTGGTACGGCAAAGGCCCCGGCGTAGACCGCTGCGGCGATGTCTTCAAGCATGCCAACATGGCTGGTACCTCCAAACATGGCGGCGTGCTGGTGCTGGCCGGCGACGACCATGCCGCCAAATCCTCGACCACCGCGCATCAAAGCGAACACATCCTGAAAGCCTGCGGCATCCCGGTGCTGTATCCGTCGTCGGTGCAGGAATATCTCGACTACGGCTTGCATGGCTGGGCCATGAGCCGCTTCACCGGTTTGTGGGTCTCGCTCAAATGCGTGACCGATATCGTCGAATCGGGCGCCTCGGTCGACCTCGATCCGGACCGCGTGCAGATCGTGCTGCCGACCGACCTGGCTTTGCCTGCCGATGGCCTGAACATCCGCTGGCCCGATGCCGTGCTGGATCAGGAAGCGCGGATGAACAACTTCAAGTGGTACGCGGCGCTGGCCTATGCGCGCGTCAATAAGCTCAATAAAATCATCTGGGACAGCCCGCACGCGCGGATCGGCATCATCACGGCCGGCAAGTCCTACCTCGATACACGCCAGGCGCTGGCTGACCTCGGCATCGACGAAACCATCGCCCGCGACATCGGCATCCGCCTGTTCAAGGTCGGCATGACCTGGCCGCTGGAAGCGCAGGGTGTGCGCGAATTCGCGCAGGGCCTCGAAGAAATCCTGGTGGTCGAAGAAAAGCGCCAGATCCTCGAATACCAGGTCAAGGAAGAGCTGTACAACTGGCGCGATGATGTCCGTCCGCGCGTGGTCGGCAAGTTCGACGACACCGGTGAATGGAGTAACTCGCCCGGCATGGGCCACGGCGACTGGTTGCTGCCGGCGACTTATGAACTCAATCCGGCGCAGATCGCGCGCGCGATTGCGTCCCGCATCAGCAAGTACTTCGCCGGCCATCCGGTCGCGCAGCGGGTGCAGGAACGCATCGCTTATCTCGAAGCCAAGGAAGCCGTGCTGAAGGTCAGCGCCAAACCCGATCCGGCCAAGGATCGTATCCCGCATTTCTGCTCCGGTTGCCCGCACAACACCTCCACCAAGGTGCCTGAAGGCAGTCGCGCGCTGGCCGGCATCGGCTGCCATTACATGGTGCTGTGGATGGACCGCGAGACATCGACTTTCACCCACATGGGTGCCGAAGGCACGACCTGGATCGGCCATGCGCCGTTCACCAGCGAACAGCACGTGTTCACCAATCTTGGCGATGGCACCTACTTCCATTCCGGCTTGCTGGCGATCCGTGCTTCGGTCGCAGCCAAGGTCAACATGACCTACAAGATTCTGTACAACGATGCAGTCGCGATGACCGGCGGCCAGACCGTCGATGGCCCGATCGACCCCGGCATGATCTCGCGCCAGATCGCCGCCGAAGGTGTCGGCCCGATCATCGTCGTCACCGACGAGCCCGACAAATACCCGTCCGGTTACGCCTGGGCCGACGGCGTGACCGTCCGCCATCGCAGCGAACTCGATGCGGTACAGCGCGAACTGCGCGAGTGCAAGGGCATCTCGGCGATGATTTACGACCAGACCTGCGCCTCCGAAAAACGCCGCCGCCGGAAGCGCAACGAGTACCCGGACCCGGCCAAGCGCGCTGTCATCAACGAAGCCGTTTGTGAAGGCTGCGGCGATTGCAGCGTGCAATCGAATTGCCTGTCGGTCGAGCCGCTGGAAACCGAATTCGGTCGCAAGCGCCAGATCAACCAGTCCTCGTGCAACAAGGATTTTTCGTGCGTCACCGGCTTCTGCCCGAGCTTCGTTACGGTCGAAGGCGGCCAGTTGAGGAAGCCGAAAAAAGTCACCGTCTCGAAAGACCCGGCGAGTGTTCCTGCGATGGTCCTGCCGCAGCCGATCCTGCCGACCACGGTCACGCCGTATGGCATTCTGGTCGCCGGCATCGGTGGCACCGGTGTCGTCACGGTCGGCCAGATCCTGGCGATGGCGGCGCACATCGAAGGCAAGGGTTGCTCGGTACTCGACATGAGCGGACTGGCGCAAAAGGGCGGGCCGGTGATGTCGCATGTGCGGCTGGCCGACCATCCCGACGACATCCATTCGACCCGCGTTGGCACCGGTGCCTCGGACCTCGTGATCGGTTGCGACGTCATCGTTGCCGCCAGCCGTGATGCCTTGTCGCGGATGGGCGAAGGACGCACCTACGCGGTCATCAATTCGACCAGCACGCCGACCGCGGCTTTCGTCAAGAACCCCGACTGGCAATATCCGGGCGACGCCGCCGAAGCGCAATTGCGCGCCGCCTGCGGGAATGACCGGGTTGACTTTGTTGATGCCGGCAAGATCGCCACCGCACTGATGGGCGACACGATCGCGACCAACATGTTCATGCTCGGCTATGCGTGGCAAAAAGGGCAGGTGCCATTGAGTGAAGCGGCGCTGATGCAGGCCATCACGCTCAATGGCGTGTCAGTCGACTTCAACAAGCAGTCGTTTGTCTGGGGTCGCACTGCCGCGCATGATCTGGCGGCGGTCGAAAAAATCACCCGCAGCGGTGGCACCAGCGACACGTCTGCACAAGTCATCGAATTCAAGCGCGCGCCGAATCTCGACGACCTGATCACGACGCGGGTCGCGTTTCTGACTGCCTACCAGGATGCCGGCTATGCGCAGCAGTATCGTGATTTTGTCGAGCAGGTGCGCGGTGCCGAGCAGCGCATCGCCGTGTCCGGCAAGCCATTGCGCCTGACCGAAGCGGTGGCAAAATACCTGTTCAAGCTGATGGCCTACAAGGACGAGTACGAAGTCGCGCGGCTCTACACCAACACCGTCTTCGCCAGCAAAATTGATGGCCTGTTCGAAGGCGACTACAAGATCAAATTCCACCTCGCGCCACCACTGTTTTCAAAGAAGGATGCGCAGGGTCATTTGATCAAGCAGGAATTCGGGCCGTGGATGATGAAGGCCTTCGGCGTGCTGGCGAAGTTCAAGGGTTTGCGCGGCACGACCTTCGACCTGTTTGGCTACACCGAAGAGCGCAAGACCGAGCGCGGCCTGATCGTGGCCTACCGCCAGACCATCGCAGCGCTGTTGCCGACACTGGCAACGGAGAACTTGTCCGTGGTGGTGGCCATCGCCAGCATTCCCGAAGAAATCCGTGGTTACGGCCATGTGAAGGAGCGGCATCTGGCGGCGGCGAAACTGAAGGAGGCGGGGTTGCTGGCCAGCCTGAATGCGCCGGTGATCACGACGCTGGCCAGGGGTAGTCAGACTGCCTGA
- the queC gene encoding 7-cyano-7-deazaguanine synthase QueC yields the protein MTLPTGALVLFSGGQDSTTCVAWALQRYARVETIGFDYGQRHAIEMTVRPGVLASLRTQSSGWDSKLGEDHVIDLSLIGKISDTALTSNVEIAMLENGLPNTFVPGRNLLFMMVAATLAYRRGLDVLVGGMCETDFSGYPDCRDDTMKALQVTLNLGMATRLKLETPLMWIDKADTWALAASLGGAPLVDLIRTGTHTCYLGERGTLHDWGYGCGTCPACALRANGYAGYRQRESKA from the coding sequence ATGACTCTCCCCACCGGCGCCCTCGTCCTTTTCAGCGGCGGCCAGGATTCCACCACCTGCGTGGCCTGGGCATTGCAACGTTATGCCCGGGTCGAAACCATCGGCTTCGATTACGGCCAGCGCCATGCCATCGAGATGACGGTCAGGCCGGGCGTGCTGGCCAGCCTGCGCACGCAATCGTCCGGATGGGACAGCAAGCTCGGTGAGGACCATGTGATCGACCTGTCGCTGATCGGCAAAATTTCAGATACCGCACTGACCAGCAATGTCGAAATCGCGATGCTTGAGAACGGTCTGCCAAACACCTTCGTGCCCGGCCGCAATTTGCTGTTCATGATGGTGGCGGCGACGCTGGCCTACCGGCGCGGTCTGGACGTGCTGGTCGGCGGTATGTGCGAAACGGATTTTTCCGGTTATCCGGATTGCCGTGACGATACGATGAAGGCCTTGCAGGTCACGCTCAACCTCGGCATGGCGACGCGCCTGAAACTGGAAACGCCGCTGATGTGGATCGACAAAGCCGACACCTGGGCGCTGGCGGCGTCGCTGGGCGGCGCGCCGCTGGTCGACCTGATCCGCACCGGCACCCACACCTGCTATCTGGGCGAGCGTGGCACCTTGCATGACTGGGGCTACGGTTGCGGCACCTGTCCGGCATGCGCACTGCGCGCCAACGGTTATGCGGGATACCGGCAACGGGAAAGCAAGGCTTAG
- a CDS encoding DUF3108 domain-containing protein gives MTAFPLRHPLRHLLATTVLLCASLSASAQHAAPKRQFTLPPSADLTYAIRARQSGLSLSGEAQVKWRTTPGKYSVSTETRSPLVGKIVEATSDGSIDAFGLAPATFTEKRWRKDPTTTTFDRAGKVISFAPAAATFPLLGGEQDRNSAIWQLIAVARANAAAFKVDSSWEFFVAGPRDAEPWIFKVVKEESLATALGQQRTVHVMRAPPPDSKEQQLDIWLAPGLEWYPVKLRFSESDGDFIEQSLEKIGKAGS, from the coding sequence ATGACCGCATTTCCGCTGCGACACCCGCTGCGACACCTTCTCGCCACCACCGTGCTTCTGTGCGCCAGCCTGTCGGCCAGCGCCCAGCATGCCGCCCCCAAACGCCAGTTCACGCTGCCACCATCGGCCGATCTGACCTACGCAATCCGCGCCCGCCAGAGCGGCCTGTCGCTCAGCGGCGAAGCGCAGGTCAAGTGGCGCACCACGCCCGGCAAATACAGCGTCAGCACCGAAACCCGCTCGCCGCTAGTCGGCAAGATCGTCGAAGCCACCAGCGACGGCAGCATCGATGCCTTCGGCCTGGCACCGGCCACGTTCACCGAAAAACGCTGGCGCAAGGACCCGACCACGACCACCTTCGACCGTGCCGGCAAGGTAATCAGTTTCGCTCCGGCTGCCGCGACTTTTCCGTTGCTCGGTGGCGAGCAGGATCGCAATAGCGCGATCTGGCAACTGATCGCGGTGGCGCGTGCCAATGCGGCCGCGTTCAAGGTCGATTCGTCGTGGGAATTTTTTGTCGCCGGCCCGCGTGATGCCGAGCCGTGGATTTTCAAGGTCGTCAAGGAAGAATCGCTCGCCACCGCACTGGGCCAACAGCGTACCGTGCATGTGATGCGCGCACCGCCACCGGACTCAAAAGAGCAGCAGCTTGATATCTGGCTCGCACCGGGGCTGGAATGGTATCCGGTGAAATTGCGCTTCTCGGAGTCGGATGGCGACTTCATCGAGCAATCGCTGGAAAAAATCGGCAAGGCGGGCAGCTAG
- a CDS encoding DUF3108 domain-containing protein, with amino-acid sequence MTNPSTFEKQLQRWRRPVTVTLVALLLHLLAFDWLSTRAKPPLLRPHDGQVLTIQLQAELARPQPPPPPLPVPVPPAPRKLRVPVIAAPEIVTEVTEVAGVPAMPAPVDNAPVAIATPEAVLPPPAPPLAEPVPEAPAARTFKTAPPPSAEVNYAVQALRDGRIVYGSGKIGWRRSGDNYLINGEAGVLFFTVLRFQSEGSLDAQGVAPLKYSEKRFRKAETNTHFQQAAKLISFSSSTATYPRTGGEQDRASIVWQLAAIGRGDAAQIAAGTELDIFVAGVRDAETWQIRALGEETLALGGEQLATWHFLRQPRSGSYEPRVEFWLAPSRDWYPVRLRQTETNGDYLDMTMSSITPLAER; translated from the coding sequence ATGACAAATCCGTCCACCTTCGAGAAGCAGCTGCAGCGCTGGCGACGCCCCGTCACAGTGACGCTGGTGGCACTGCTGCTGCATCTGCTGGCCTTCGACTGGCTCAGCACGCGCGCCAAACCGCCACTGCTGCGTCCGCACGACGGGCAGGTGCTGACGATACAGCTGCAAGCCGAACTGGCGCGCCCGCAGCCACCGCCGCCGCCATTGCCGGTGCCGGTGCCTCCCGCACCGCGCAAGCTGCGGGTTCCGGTGATCGCAGCGCCGGAGATTGTGACTGAGGTGACGGAGGTAGCCGGGGTGCCCGCGATGCCGGCACCGGTCGATAACGCGCCGGTCGCCATCGCCACGCCGGAAGCAGTCTTGCCACCACCCGCGCCACCGCTTGCCGAACCCGTACCGGAAGCCCCCGCCGCCCGCACCTTCAAGACCGCGCCGCCACCATCGGCCGAAGTGAACTACGCTGTCCAGGCACTACGCGACGGTAGGATCGTCTACGGCAGCGGCAAAATCGGCTGGCGGCGCAGTGGCGATAATTACCTGATCAATGGCGAAGCCGGCGTACTGTTCTTCACGGTATTGCGTTTCCAGAGCGAGGGCAGCCTCGATGCGCAAGGCGTCGCGCCGCTGAAGTACAGCGAAAAACGCTTCCGTAAAGCCGAAACGAATACCCACTTCCAGCAAGCTGCCAAGCTCATTAGTTTTTCGTCGTCGACCGCGACCTATCCGCGCACCGGCGGCGAACAGGACCGCGCCAGCATCGTGTGGCAACTGGCCGCGATCGGACGCGGCGATGCAGCCCAGATCGCTGCCGGCACCGAACTCGATATCTTCGTGGCCGGCGTGCGTGATGCCGAAACCTGGCAGATCCGGGCGCTCGGCGAAGAAACCCTCGCGCTGGGTGGCGAACAGCTCGCCACTTGGCATTTCCTGCGCCAACCCCGATCCGGCTCCTACGAACCCCGGGTCGAATTCTGGCTGGCACCCTCGCGCGACTGGTATCCGGTGCGGCTGCGCCAGACCGAAACCAACGGCGATTATCTCGATATGACGATGTCATCGATCACGCCGCTGGCCGAGCGCTAA